GATCAGGTATGGCGAACCCTTGGCGATGGCTACGATGTCCTCGATTAATGGCACTCCAAGTATTTACCTGCTGATCCCACTCATCGGGAATTTCTGAGAGGACATTCAATCTGGCCCGCACATCTTCGCCGCGTTTGGTATCGTGGGTGGCGGTGGTGTTCATTGTGTGGGGCCAAGTTGCTTGGTGTTGTTTATTAAAACTATGGAAGTCAGCTACGGAAATCCCAAAATGACCGGGATTACCGCCGACTTCATTTAGCGATAGTAAGCGATTGTAAACATATAATGTGGTGTCTTCAACGCCTTTGGCCATGAGCGGGCCGCTGTATTGCTGCATCCGCAAGACAAAATATATCCACTGTTCGCGTTCTGTTTGAGTTAGAGAATTATCAAACTCTAGAAGCATTAACTTTTCAATAAAGGTTAACTCGTGCTGTAACAGAGGCGTTTGTTCTTTGGCTTGGTGAATTACTTTCTCAATGGTAGCGCGATCGCTATCTCCAATTCCATCGGGCGTAATGTAGGTACGGTAAATTGGGAATAGGGTCAAAACTTCTGCGATCGCTCTTTTGAGTCCATTCAGTGTAAAATCATTACCATAGCGATATTTACTGGAAATGTTCTTTAATAAAAGAGCCAAATTGTCAATATCACCAGCTAAATTCTTTTCCAGTATTAGGTGCTTTTTATCCTTGACTACCGTGGCATAATCTACCCGTGAGCCAATAAAGTTCTGGTAAACTTTATCTAGCTGTGATTGATTTTCTGTTTGACAAAATACGCCATTTACGTAGTTTAAAAAGTCATATCCAGATGTACCTTCGATTCCCCAATTTTCCGGCAAATCTTCGGTGAGTTCTAAAATCTTCTCAACGGTGATATAAACATCACCCATTTTTTCCCGCAGCCTTTCAAGATACTGAATTGGGTTATAAAGTCCATCAATGTGGTCAATGCGTAAACCTGTAAATTTGCCCTCCTCAACCAGCTTTTGAATTAAGCTGTGGGTATTATTAAAAACTCGCAGTTCTTCAACTTTCACAGAAATCAATTCGTTGACAGTAAAGAAACGGCGGTAGTTCATTTCCTCCGCGCCAACCTTCCAGAAGGCAAGACGATAAAATTGATCCTTCAGTAATTCATCTAGGAGGTTAAAGCTTTCGGAATTACCAGGCTCTCCGTTGAAAGTTTCGATATTTTCATCAATGAACTCGCGGATAGCATCATTTGTGGTGTAGAGTTCCCAAACCAAGCCTTTAATAAATGCAATCTGGTCTTGTCGCTGCTTACCCGCAACCTCTGAAGGCACGTTTTTGAGAATGTAGAGAATCCCCAACAGCTTAATAAAATCGGGGTGATTGCGTCCCAGTGTACGAGTGAGTTTCCCTAAATTATGAGTGATAAATTTTGTGTAAGATTCTAACCGCAGTGGCAGTTTTAAGCTGTAATAATTGACAGTTAAACCGTTTTCTTCGTATTGCAGTTGGATGTGTCCGTTTTCCAGGGATGCACCATAGAAATCTCCCAGTAACGGCGCGAGAATTCGCTCTTGGCGATCGCCAAAGGGAGCATTCCAAGAAAGGTCGAAGTAGTCGGTATAGCTGGAATCTGGCCCGTGTTCCAATATATCCATTAAGTAAAGATTTTCGCTGGTATAAGCCATGTGGTTAGGCACAATATCTTGTAACCAGCCCATACCAAGGGATTGAACTTCATCAACTAAGGCATCAAAGGATTCATTAGTTCCCAATTCTGGGTTAAGTTGAGTCGCATCGACTATATCATAGCCGTGCGTACTCCCAGATCGGGCTTTAAAAATGGGGGAAGCATATAAATCGGAAATACCTAAATCTGCTAAATAAGCTGCGATCGCTTTAGCGTTGTCAAAGCCGAACTGGGGTGTAAACTGAATTCGATAAGTGGCGGTAGGAATTCGCATATTTTTTTCGTGGCGAGTGGGAATGAGGGAGATGAGGCAATATGGTTCAGATAAGGTTTTTTGATGATACGCCCTAGATAAAAGACGCGATAAATCTCCGTTTCTACAAGGGACTGAATTATTGTAGAGACGGCGATTTATCGCGTCTCTTGCCTTAACTGACTTGTATTGAGAGATGAGGGAGATGAGGAGGTGGGAGTTTTGAGCATGAACGTTGAACCTTTGAGCTT
This Nostoc sp. C052 DNA region includes the following protein-coding sequences:
- the treY gene encoding malto-oligosyltrehalose synthase, translating into MRIPTATYRIQFTPQFGFDNAKAIAAYLADLGISDLYASPIFKARSGSTHGYDIVDATQLNPELGTNESFDALVDEVQSLGMGWLQDIVPNHMAYTSENLYLMDILEHGPDSSYTDYFDLSWNAPFGDRQERILAPLLGDFYGASLENGHIQLQYEENGLTVNYYSLKLPLRLESYTKFITHNLGKLTRTLGRNHPDFIKLLGILYILKNVPSEVAGKQRQDQIAFIKGLVWELYTTNDAIREFIDENIETFNGEPGNSESFNLLDELLKDQFYRLAFWKVGAEEMNYRRFFTVNELISVKVEELRVFNNTHSLIQKLVEEGKFTGLRIDHIDGLYNPIQYLERLREKMGDVYITVEKILELTEDLPENWGIEGTSGYDFLNYVNGVFCQTENQSQLDKVYQNFIGSRVDYATVVKDKKHLILEKNLAGDIDNLALLLKNISSKYRYGNDFTLNGLKRAIAEVLTLFPIYRTYITPDGIGDSDRATIEKVIHQAKEQTPLLQHELTFIEKLMLLEFDNSLTQTEREQWIYFVLRMQQYSGPLMAKGVEDTTLYVYNRLLSLNEVGGNPGHFGISVADFHSFNKQHQATWPHTMNTTATHDTKRGEDVRARLNVLSEIPDEWDQQVNTWSAINRGHRSHRQGFAIPDRNDEYFLYQTLVGAFPFAEHEHTSFVERVKDYIIKAIREAKVHTAWLRPDSEYEEACASFIEKVLDPAISGEFLEAFHPFQQRIADYGIFNSLSQTLLKISAPGVPDFYQGTELWELSLVDPDNRRPVDFEQRRTYLSTIREQAKADILGLIQELLNHKTDGRIKLFLTAQLLQARTNFVSLFQDGDYLPLELQGTYANHIIAFARREGNQTAIAIAPRFLTSLIQPGDNPLGESVWQDTHLQLPPGTPHTWKNVITQEPLQSTETLSIGSALAHFPVALLVSSAE